From the Marivivens sp. LCG002 genome, the window GAGAAGATCGACCGTCGGTGTCGGATTGGCCGCAATGAGCGCTTTGACCTCGGTCAGGTCAGCGGCGGTCCCGTTCATTTTCCAATTCCCGGCGGCGAGTTTGCGGCGCATTTTGATCCTCCTTTGTGGGTTCTGTTATGTCTAACAATCCACCAAGAGGTTGCAAGCGCTCAAAGATACTCCAAAGCCCGCCGTGCCAAGGCACTTGCTTCGTCGGGATGGTCGAGAACATCCTCGGGGAGCGCCCAATAGGGCATCTGGGTGATCCCCCCGTTCTTGCGCTCATAGCTCCAGCGCTCCCAGCCTTGGGCGGTCATCCAATCGGCAAAGCCGCCCGCACCCTTGAGCAGGATGAGGCCATCGGACATGATCAGGGAAAAAATCGTGCCGCTCGCATAAATGCAGAGCCCACCCATCATCTTGCGAGTGCTCAACGGGCCGACATGACGGAACAGGTCGAGCGCGAACTCGATCTGTTCGTCCGAAACGCTCATTTATCGGCCGTCAGGCTTTCGTCGAATTTGATCGACTCGCCGCAGCCGCAGGCATCCACAACATTGGGGTTCTTGAACTTGAACCCGCTTTCCAAAAGCGAGGTTTCATAGTCGATCTCGGTGCCGAAGAGGAACATCTGGGCCATTGGCGCGATGATCACGCGAGCGCCGTTCAGCTCGACCACTTCATCGTGGGCGGCGATCTCGTCGACATAGTCCATGGTGTATTCCATGCCCGCGCAGCCGCCTTTTTTCACCCCGATCTTGAGCCCCATGTGCCCGCCGCGCTCCATGAGCTTGGCGATTTGCGAGGCCGCACGCGGCGTGATGGTGACGGGTGAGCTTCCCGGAATGCCGAACATTTGGATCTCCTTTGAGACCTAATCTAGGATGCGCAGACTTTGCGCTCAAGTGTCGATCACATAAACCCGAGTTCAAGGCGGGCTTCGTCGGACATCATGTCCATGCCCCACTGCGGCTCCCAGGTCAGTTCGACGTCAATGGATTTGACCCCTGCAACAGGTCCGACCGCATCGGCGACCCATCCCGGCATCTCGCCCGCGACGGGACATCCCGGCGCAGTCAGGGTCATGATCACTTTGACGTCATTTTCTTCATTGATATCAACGGTGTAAACGAGACCGAGATCAAAGATATTCACAGGAATTTCGGGGTCATAGACCGTGCGGCATGCCTCGACCACCGCGTCATAAAGCGGGTGCTCGGTGCTTGACGGTTTGATCAGAGGAGCGCCCTCTACAGTGCCAGTCGTATCGTTCATTGCAGCGTCCATAAAATTCCTGAGTGTTCATATAGGGTTTTGGGGCGCTGGGGTAAAGAGGGCAAGGCCCGCTCTCACAGAAATGCGAAATGGACGCCTAGTCATAGGACTGGGGCGGTATGCGAAAGGATGTATCGGCATTCGCGCTTTATTGGTTCAAGGTCCGCGGATCGCACGTTGCATCTTTTTGAGGTGTTTCGACCATTGAACCGAAATTTGTGGCGAAGATGACGACTGCTATACAAAAACTCCTTACCGAGATGTCGCCGAGCGAGGCTGTGCAAGAGCTGGATCTTGGACGATCCCAATTCTTTGACGACGTTGCGGCAACTTTTGTTAGGCTGACCCAAGCCGATGCTTCACTCGTTATTTTGGTCGGTCCGGACGAACTTCATGTGGTCGGTGTACATGGGGGAGAGTTCTCCAACTTCCAGCGAAGCATGGATAGAACAAGCGCCCAAGTCTACGAGGTCATGAGTGATTTCGACATCCAATATCCAAATTCGCACCTTGTGAACGGCAAGCAAGCAAGAGCGAAAAGTGCGGTTTTCTGCGCCCTGCGGCTCAACGGCGAAAACGTCGGCAATATTGTCGGCATCTTCACTGAACGTCGGACCGATTTTGGGGACGCTCAGGATGAATTGATTAAACTCGCAGACATCACAAGCGAAGTTCTACGCGAGAAGATCGCGTTCAAACTGATGCTTGCCGATGTTTTTGCCTTGGCGAACGCATAGGCCCGATATGACCCCAGATCTCTCGGCAATTCTTGGGCAAATGGACGATCCGCAGCGTGCTGCGGCCTATGAGCTTGAACGGAATGTCTTCTTCGACTCGATTGCAGAGCTCGGCGCAAAAGTGGTCGGGCGCAACATCGCGTCGCTCTATCTCGAAATGCACGACAAGAACTACGTGATCGGCGGATACAATCTCGCGCGCAAAACGTGGCCTCTCATGCAGAAAGAGGTTTTCCGCAATTACGCCTTTCTCGATGTGCCCGATGCGCGCCCCTACATGGAAAAGATCGCCAAGGAATACGGCAAGACTTACCAAGTCGCCTCTATGACGATTTGCGAAGTCACCTGTTTTGGCAAACGGGTCGGTGCGCTCGGGGTCGGGGACAGCGTCAAGGTGGGGCCTTTGGCTGCGGCGGACAAAGACGCACTGTTGCGGGTGGCGCGGATGGCCTCTTATGTGATCGAGACACGCTCTGCCGCGCAGCTTCTCAGACAAGACCTTGCCGCCATTCTCTCGTAAGGTTCCGCTTGGCATCCTCGGAGATTTAGGTATCTGGGGCACATTGCCCAAGGAGACCGACGATGACCCGCTTTAGTTTTGATCTCAAGGCCACAGATGGCAAAGCCCGCACAGGTGTCATCCATACACCGCGCGGTGACATTCGCACGCCCGCCTTTATGCCCGTCGGCACTGCCGCCACGGTCAAAGCGATGATGCCCGAAAGCGTCAAGGCGACGGGGGCCGATATTCTCCTCGGGAACACCTATCACCTGATGCTGCGGCCGACGGCCGAGCGGATCGACCGTCTGGGGGGTCTGCACAAGTTCATGAACTGGGAGGGGCCGATCCTGACGGACTCGGGCGGGTTTCAGGTGATGAGCCTTGCCGATCTGCGCAAGCTCACGGAAAAAGGCGTGACCTTCAAAAGCCACATCGACGGGTCCAAGCATGAATTGACGCCCGAGCGTTCGATGGAAATCCAGAAGCTTCTCGGGTCGGACATCGTAATGTGCTTTGACGAATGTCCCGCATTGCCCGCCACGGACGAGGCGGTCGCGGCCTCTATGCGTCTGTCGATGCGGTGGGCGCAGCGTTCGCGCGATGCCTTCGGGGATCGCCCCGGCCATGCGCTGTTCGGCATTCAACAGGGCGGCGTGACCCAAGAGCTGCGCGAAGAAAGCGCCAAAGCGCTCGTCGAGATCGGTTTTGACGGCTACGCGGTCGGCGGTCTTGCCGTCGGCGAAGGCCAAGAGGCGATGTTCGGCGTGCTTGACTATGCGCCTGATATGCTCCCCACTGACAAGCCGCGCTATCTTATGGGCGTGGGCAAGCCCGATGATATCGTCGGAGCCGTCAAGCGCGGGATCGACATGATGGACTGTGTTCTCCCCTCGCGGTCGGGCCGCACAGGGCAAGCCTGGACGCGTCGCGGTCAGGTGAACATCAAGAACGCGCGCCATCAGGACGACCCCCGTCCCTTGGACGAGAGCTGCACCTGTCCTGCCTGCCGCAACTATAGCCGCGCCTATCTTCACCATGTATTCCGCGCGCAGGAGATGATCTCTGGCATGCTACTGACTTGGCATAATCTCCATTACTACCAAGAGCTTATGCAGGGCATGCGTGACGCCATCGCCCAAGGCCGATTTGCCGATTTCGAAGCCGATTTCCACGCGCAGCGCGCAATGGGCGATATCGAGCCGCTCTGAGCAGAGCGTTAGGCCGGAACGCCCTTTGGGTTCGCGCGAAAAGCGCGCTGCACGGCGCGAAGACTAAAGGTCAGGTCGTCGTCGAACCAATGCAAGAGCGCATTGCCGAGGCTTGCGTTCGAGAGCTCCATGGCAAGATGGGCATGGGTTGCGCCTTCGCCCGTGTCTTCGAGAACGAGGGTGTAATAGGTCTGTTCCCCTCGGTCGCTGTCGCGCTCGATCAGAAAGCGGGCCCGTTCATAGCGGTTCCGCTCGAGATGGGTAAGGGTCATCTCTTCGAGCAATGTGTCACCCGTTTCCAAGCGCAAATAAAAGGTGTCGGGGTCGTCCTTGTCCCGATCGAAATCTACGAGCGCGCAGGATTTGACATCTTCGGGATGCGCTTCACCGGGAATGATGGCGGCCCAGATCGCGCGGGCAGGGCCTTCTATCGTGGCGCGTTGCTCGGACAGGGTCCGGAAGTGGAAGCCGAAGTGCTCGGCCACGCGGCCATAAGCAAGCTGATGGACAAGCCAGCCCGTCACCAATCCCGCCGAAGCGGCGACATCGGGCGTCAGTGGAAGCGCCGTTGCAATCACGAAACCTGTGGTGAGCGTTTCGGCCCAGTTGCGAAGCGCAGGTTGCAGGATAAGCACCAGAGAGAGGCAGGCGAGCCCCGTAAAACCGCAGACCAGCGCCTGCCAACCGGCGCCAAAGCCCAAAAGCCCCGCGAGGAGACAACCAAGTCCCGTCACCGCATATCTTCGCTTTTGACGCGCAAGTCTTTTTACCTGCATCACGACCTCGTGTAGCCTTGCACATACCTTTGTGCATTTCTGGAGTGGCACCGAACTTGCAGACGATATTTGCCTTGAAATATGGCGATTGGGCGGCGAATGAGGGGTATTTTACGGTTTCCTGCCCTTGCTGTTCCTGCACCAAAGAGGCACAGTTTACCCAGCAAGGATGCTTGAACTCGGTGCGCAACTGCACCATGTTTAGCGTCCTAGCGGAGACGCCGTCGGTTGCCGTTGATCGGGACCTTGGTGTCTTGCCATAAAAAAGGATACGAGCATGCAAGAACCTCTCGCCATGTCTTACCCCGTGCTGCCGCTGCGCGATATCGTTGTGTTCCCGCACATGATCGTGCCGCTCTTTGTCGGTCGAGAGAAATCCGTCCGCGCCCTCGAAGAGGTGATGCAGGACGACAAGCAAATTCTGTTGTCGAGCCAGGTCGATCCCTCGCAGGATGATCCGACCCGCGACGACATCTACAAAGTCGGTGTGCTTGCCAATGTGCTCCAGCTTCTCAAGTTGCCCGATGGCACCGTCAAGGTGCTTGTCGAGGGCAAGAGCCGCGTGCGCATCACCGACATTCAGGACAATGCCAATTTCTTCGAAGCCACGATCGAACCCCTCGAGGAGTTCACGGGCGACGAAACCGAGGTCGCCGCTCTGGTGCGTTCGGTCGGAGAAGAGTTCGAGCGTTACGCCAAGATCAAGAAGAACATCCCCGAAGAGGCGATGGCCGCCGTGTCCGAAGCGACCGATCCCGCCAAGCTCGCCGATCTTGTGGCGGGCCACCTCGGAGTAGAAGTCGGCCAGAAGCAGGGGCTTCTTGAAACGCTGTCGATCAGCGAGCGTCTGGAAAAGGTCTATGGCCTGATGCAGGGCGAAATGTCCGTCCTTCAGGTCGAGAAGAAGATCAAGACCCGCGTCAAGAGCCAGATGGAGCGCACCCAGCGCGAGTATTACCTGAATGAGCAGATGAAGGCCATTCAGAAGGAACTCGGCGACGGCGAGGACGGTCAGAACGAGATCGCCGAGCTTGAAGCCCGCATCGCCGAAACCAAGCTTTCAAAGGAAGCCAAGGAAAAGGCCGAGGCCGAACTCAAGAAGCTCAAGTCCATGAGCCCGATGAGCGCCGAAGCGACCGTCGTGCGCAATTATCTCGACTGGATGCTCTCGATCCCGTGGGGCGTCAAATCGCGCACCAAAAAGAACCTCGGCAATGCCGAAGCGATCCTCGATGCCGATCACTATGGTCTTGAAAAGGTCAAGGAACGCATCGTCGAATATCTCGCGGTGCAGCAGCGTTCGGCCAAGCTCAAGGGTCCGATCATGTGCCTCGTCGGCCCTCCGGGTGTCGGCAAGACCTCGCTCGGTAAGTCGGTCGCCAAGGCCACGGGACGCGAGTTCATTCGCATCTCGCTCGGCGGGGTGCGCGACGAATCCGAGATCCGCGGCCACCGTCGGACCTATATCGGCTCCATGCCTGGCAAGATCATTCAGGCGTTGAAAAAGGCCAAGACCACGAACCCGCTCATCCTGCTCGACGAAATCGACAAGATGGGGCAGGACTTCCGTGGCGATCCGGCCTCGGCCATGCTCGAAGTGCTTGATCCGGAACAGAACTCGACCTTTGTCGACCACTATCTCGAAGTGGAATACGATCTGTCGAACGTGATGTTCCTGACCACCTCGAACAGCTACAACATGCCTGGGCCGCTTCTCGACCGTATGGAGATCATCCCGCTTTCGGGCTATACCGAAGACGAAAAGCGCGAGATCGCCAAGCAGCATCTTCTGCCCAAGCAGATCAAGAACCACGGGCTCAAGTCCAAAGAGTTCGCGATGTCCGACGGCGCGCTGACCGAGGTCATCCGCACCTATACCCGCGAAGCAGGCGTGCGGAACCTTGAGCGCGAGATTGCCAAGATCTGCCGCAAGGCTCTGACCAAGATCGTCAAGAAAGAGGTCGATCGCGTCGAAGTGACGGAAAGCAACGTCGATGACTATCTCGGCGTGCCGCGCTATCGCCACGGGCTGGCCGAAAAAGAGGATCAGGTCGGCGTCGTCACCGGTCTTGCATATACGTCGGTCGGCGGCGAGCTTCTGAGCATCGAAGCGCTGCGTCTTCCGGGCAAGGGCCGTATGAAGACCACGGGCAAGCTCGGCGATGTGATGAAGGAGTCCATCGACGCGGCATCAAGCTATGTGCGTTCCATTTCGCCGCAACTCGGCGTCAAGCCGACCAAGTTCGACAATTGGGACATCCACGTGCACGTGCCTGATGGCGCAACGCCCAAGGACGGCCCATCGGCCGGTCTCGCCATGGTCACCGCGATCGTTTCGGTGCTGACCCAGATCCCCGTGCGCAAAGACATTGCCATGACGGGCGAGGTGACACTGCGCGGCAATGCGACCGCCATCGGCGGGCTCAAGGAAAAGCTTCTTGCGGCGCTGCGCGGCGGGATCAAAACCGTGCTGATCCCCGAGGAAAACCTCAAGGATCTCCCCGAGATCCCCGACAACGTCAAAGAGGGGCTCGAGATCATCGCCGTCAAACATGTCTCCGAGGTTCTGGAGCATGCTCTTGTCGGCAAGCCCTCTCCGATCGAGTGGGACGAGGAGGCCGAAGAAGCCGCTGCAGCCGCTGCTCTGGCGGCAAAAGAGGGCGGCAAAGGGGCGGTTGCGCACTGACCTTGCACGCTTTGGTTGACTAGATGTTGGGGGCGCGGTGAATTCCGCGCCCTTATCTATTGGCGTGTTGATTAAATCCTTGGGTGATGTAAGCTATCGGTCAATCAACCAAAAATCGGCGCAAGACCGACAGCTACCAGCGGAAAGAGCAGACAGATGGCCACGAAATCCAAAACCAAAACCGTCGCGAAAGCGGCGACCGAAGAGGCGCCCAAGCCCGAGCTTCACCTTGTCGAGGGTGAACCCGATGTGGTGATCGCCTCGGCGACGCCCGACAGCAACACGGGCGTTACCCGCAAGCCCCGGTTCATCGACCGCGTGGTCGAGCGCTCCGAGATGCGCAAGCGGGAGGTCAAACCGGCGGTTGAGGCGGCTCTTGCCGTTCTGGCCGAAGCCATTGCCAACGGTGAGGAGCTCATCCTTCCGCCTCTGGGGAAAATCAAGGTCAGCCGCGAAAAGGACTTTGCGAACGGAACCGCCTATGTGGTGAAAATCCGCGTGCCGAACGCGAGCGATCCCGAAGACGCCGATAATGCCGAAGAAGCTATTGCAGAGGCCGCAGAGTAGCGTTAAACGGCACCCATCGGGTCGTTAGCTCAGTTGGTAGAGCGCTTCGTTTACACCGAAGATGTCGGGAGTTCGAGCCTCTCACGACCCACCAGAATACCTTGCGCACCTCTTGCGGGTGCGCTTTTTATTTGGCCATGACTGAACAGCTCCCTGATCTTTATATCCTCCGCCACGGTGAGACGCTCTGGAACCTCGAAGAGAGGATGCAGGGTGGTCTGGATTCGGCTCTGACCGAAAAGGGGCATGCACAGGCAGAGCGCATGGCCGAAGTGCTTCGGGCGCGTGGGGTCGGGCCGGAGGGCTTTGACCTATGGACAAGCCCCAAGGGCCGCGCAATTGAAACCGCGCGCTATGTGCAAGAGGCGACGGGCCTTGTGGCACGGATCGACGAGGACTTGCGCGAAATATCGGTCGGCGATTGGGTCGGCCTGAGCAAGGCCGAGATCGAGGCGAAATGGCCCGCGCCCAAGCCCGACGAAGACTTTGTCGATTTCTATGCGCGTGCCCCCAACGGCGACTCATTCGAGGCCTTCTGGGACCGCATGGGCGGGGTCATCGCGCGGATCAAGCGGCCGACCGTCATCGTCACCCATGGGATGACGTCGCGATTCTTGCGTACGCGGGTTTTGGGTCTCGGTCTCAAGGACTTACGTGCGGTCGAAGGCGGGCAGGGGGCGGTCTTTCACATCACCAATGGCCAACATTTCAAGCTCTGACGCGGCTTTGTGAAATTTTTCTGCAAAAGCCTCTTGCCACCGGCGGCGGCTCTTTGTATCAGCCGCGCATCGGGTCGTTAGCTCAGTTGGTAGAGCGCTTCGTTTACACCGAAGATGTCGGGAGTTCGAGCCTCTCACGACCCACCATTTACCCCTCTCTTTGCTAGTCGTCTTGAAATCTCAGCCCTGCTGCACGCATTGCTGTTTCCAATTTGCCGAGCGCATTTGGTCCGATGCCATGGAGTGACGCAATCTGGGACCGTTTGAAGTGCGCAAGTGTTTCGAGGCTGTCTATCCCTGCAGAAGCAAGTGCGCGACCAGCGGGGGCGGATGCCTTGGGTAACTCCGTCATCGTATTGATATCCCGTTGCTTTCTGAACCACGTTGTCACGAATCCTAGGGATGCCCTCTTGATTCTCGCAAGGGCGAAGTCGGTCAATCTGTTCCTCGAATAAGTGGATCGAAGATGGCTCTCATCGCCCATATATCGCATAGCTAACCCTAGGTTTTTCTATGTTTTATTGGGGGTATGAGAACGGGCCCGAAATGAATTTCACAAACTGAGCATTTTTGCCCTCCGAAGTGCTTGACGACCTTCGCCACTCACCATAGAAGGCCCCTCAC encodes:
- a CDS encoding TfoX/Sxy family protein, with amino-acid sequence MSVSDEQIEFALDLFRHVGPLSTRKMMGGLCIYASGTIFSLIMSDGLILLKGAGGFADWMTAQGWERWSYERKNGGITQMPYWALPEDVLDHPDEASALARRALEYL
- the lon gene encoding endopeptidase La — translated: MQEPLAMSYPVLPLRDIVVFPHMIVPLFVGREKSVRALEEVMQDDKQILLSSQVDPSQDDPTRDDIYKVGVLANVLQLLKLPDGTVKVLVEGKSRVRITDIQDNANFFEATIEPLEEFTGDETEVAALVRSVGEEFERYAKIKKNIPEEAMAAVSEATDPAKLADLVAGHLGVEVGQKQGLLETLSISERLEKVYGLMQGEMSVLQVEKKIKTRVKSQMERTQREYYLNEQMKAIQKELGDGEDGQNEIAELEARIAETKLSKEAKEKAEAELKKLKSMSPMSAEATVVRNYLDWMLSIPWGVKSRTKKNLGNAEAILDADHYGLEKVKERIVEYLAVQQRSAKLKGPIMCLVGPPGVGKTSLGKSVAKATGREFIRISLGGVRDESEIRGHRRTYIGSMPGKIIQALKKAKTTNPLILLDEIDKMGQDFRGDPASAMLEVLDPEQNSTFVDHYLEVEYDLSNVMFLTTSNSYNMPGPLLDRMEIIPLSGYTEDEKREIAKQHLLPKQIKNHGLKSKEFAMSDGALTEVIRTYTREAGVRNLEREIAKICRKALTKIVKKEVDRVEVTESNVDDYLGVPRYRHGLAEKEDQVGVVTGLAYTSVGGELLSIEALRLPGKGRMKTTGKLGDVMKESIDAASSYVRSISPQLGVKPTKFDNWDIHVHVPDGATPKDGPSAGLAMVTAIVSVLTQIPVRKDIAMTGEVTLRGNATAIGGLKEKLLAALRGGIKTVLIPEENLKDLPEIPDNVKEGLEIIAVKHVSEVLEHALVGKPSPIEWDEEAEEAAAAAALAAKEGGKGAVAH
- a CDS encoding SUF system Fe-S cluster assembly protein; protein product: MNDTTGTVEGAPLIKPSSTEHPLYDAVVEACRTVYDPEIPVNIFDLGLVYTVDINEENDVKVIMTLTAPGCPVAGEMPGWVADAVGPVAGVKSIDVELTWEPQWGMDMMSDEARLELGFM
- a CDS encoding histidine phosphatase family protein, producing the protein MTEQLPDLYILRHGETLWNLEERMQGGLDSALTEKGHAQAERMAEVLRARGVGPEGFDLWTSPKGRAIETARYVQEATGLVARIDEDLREISVGDWVGLSKAEIEAKWPAPKPDEDFVDFYARAPNGDSFEAFWDRMGGVIARIKRPTVIVTHGMTSRFLRTRVLGLGLKDLRAVEGGQGAVFHITNGQHFKL
- a CDS encoding HU family DNA-binding protein, producing MATKSKTKTVAKAATEEAPKPELHLVEGEPDVVIASATPDSNTGVTRKPRFIDRVVERSEMRKREVKPAVEAALAVLAEAIANGEELILPPLGKIKVSREKDFANGTAYVVKIRVPNASDPEDADNAEEAIAEAAE
- a CDS encoding iron-sulfur cluster assembly accessory protein; protein product: MFGIPGSSPVTITPRAASQIAKLMERGGHMGLKIGVKKGGCAGMEYTMDYVDEIAAHDEVVELNGARVIIAPMAQMFLFGTEIDYETSLLESGFKFKNPNVVDACGCGESIKFDESLTADK
- the tgt gene encoding tRNA guanosine(34) transglycosylase Tgt encodes the protein MTRFSFDLKATDGKARTGVIHTPRGDIRTPAFMPVGTAATVKAMMPESVKATGADILLGNTYHLMLRPTAERIDRLGGLHKFMNWEGPILTDSGGFQVMSLADLRKLTEKGVTFKSHIDGSKHELTPERSMEIQKLLGSDIVMCFDECPALPATDEAVAASMRLSMRWAQRSRDAFGDRPGHALFGIQQGGVTQELREESAKALVEIGFDGYAVGGLAVGEGQEAMFGVLDYAPDMLPTDKPRYLMGVGKPDDIVGAVKRGIDMMDCVLPSRSGRTGQAWTRRGQVNIKNARHQDDPRPLDESCTCPACRNYSRAYLHHVFRAQEMISGMLLTWHNLHYYQELMQGMRDAIAQGRFADFEADFHAQRAMGDIEPL